The following proteins are co-located in the Ailuropoda melanoleuca isolate Jingjing chromosome 13, ASM200744v2, whole genome shotgun sequence genome:
- the LOC117795780 gene encoding uncharacterized protein LOC117795780, which yields MPRTHLGLLAILGQPQPAATVRISELPANDIRKVTSGDTIGARKRGSVKRRLGRGNREVSDSTDIVHQSAGLGADTGEPSLRAWMNLEMHAGAPSLCPPVSQPPVGQRKGLCSENSLFLLSSLFWPLGASWSLELQSVAGRGLRARLCGANPTWVSESPSPANPAPFLSGRETLYHLPSMHLCAVFPGGQLLCGISPPDACRLYKSQLKNRWVFCFVFVLFTLCKLFGFQQRLPSFFRLSSEFLNLKIMDLGFCFSSQNFLKSCLKLFTAVLIKPPEKDSCFPGVRDPISPSLPRRQWVALAVQPDLPPWLVQSFF from the coding sequence ATGCCTCGGACTCATCTAGGGCTGCTTGCCATCTTGGGGCAGCCCCAACCTGCAGCGACTGTCCGTATCTCAGAGTTACCGGCCAATGATATCAGAAAAGTCACTTCAGGTGATACGATTGGGGCCCGAAAGAGAGGCTCGGTGAAGAGGCGTTTGGGGCGAGGGAACAGGGAGGTTTCTGACTCGACCGACATCGTCCACCAGAGCGCGGGGCTGGGTGCAGACACAGGTGAGCCCTCACTGCGGGCATGGATGAACTTAGAGATGCACGCAggagccccttccctctgccctcctgtctCCCAGCCTCCAGTGGGGCAACGCAAGGGTCTATGTTCGGAgaactctctcttccttttaagTAGCCTGTTCTGGCCCTTGGGAGCGTCTTGGTCCCTGGAACTTCAGAGTGTGGCCGGGAGGGGCCTCCGTGCCCGGCTTTGCGGAGCTAATCCCACCTGGGTGTCCGAGAGCCCTTCTCCTGCAAACCCAGCTCCCTTTCTGTCAGGTCGGGAAACACTTTATCATTTACCCTCAATGCACCTTTGCGCTGTCTTTCCCGGGGGTCAGCTTCTCTGCGGGATCTCTCCCCCCGACGCCTGTCGGCTTTATAAGTCACAGCTTAAAAAcaggtgggttttttgttttgtttttgttttgtttaccctGTGTAAATTATTTGGATTTCAACAGAGACTACCTTCTTTTTTCAGATTgtctagtgaatttttaaatttaaaaatcatggatttggggttttgtttttcatcccagaattttttaaaaagttgtttaaagTTGTTTACAGCTGTTCTAATTAAACCTCCTGAGAAGGATTCGTGTTTCCCTGGAGTTCGAGATCCcatcagcccctccctccctcgaCGGCAGTGGGTGGCACTGGCGGTTCAACCGGACCTTCCTCCCTGGCTTGTGCAATCCTTCTTCTGA